One Gloeobacter morelensis MG652769 DNA window includes the following coding sequences:
- a CDS encoding DUF6737 family protein, producing MTGSNPWRSKPWWCQPWSIALTGCSWMALTYWVLGLSVWWGLAIFPVVVWMGYFLFVWPRLMRR from the coding sequence ATGACCGGCAGCAACCCCTGGCGTTCCAAACCCTGGTGGTGCCAGCCGTGGTCCATTGCCCTCACCGGCTGCAGCTGGATGGCACTGACCTACTGGGTACTCGGGCTCTCGGTGTGGTGGGGGCTTGCCATTTTCCCGGTGGTGGTCTGGATGGGCTATTTCCTTTTTGTCTGGCCGCGGTTGATGCGCCGGTGA
- a CDS encoding DUF3007 family protein — MSDSTALPTFNDSPCFATIESLFMASATLFLCEQVRKVFLSVCHFLNPDIDKEGSPMFESIKHLFAHFWVPLGLLLIAPVAYNFLQALGMPALNAGFWTSGVVCAALVGWVYTYTLGKREPLGQPTRPTVDQDIRNLYDALRQEDRIIQEHEARIAQLKLEEEALEAQIQELKRQISALGSAS, encoded by the coding sequence GTGAGCGACTCCACCGCATTGCCGACGTTTAACGATTCTCCTTGTTTTGCAACAATCGAATCACTTTTTATGGCGTCGGCTACACTGTTTCTATGCGAACAAGTTCGCAAAGTTTTTTTGAGTGTCTGCCATTTTTTGAACCCGGACATCGATAAGGAGGGTTCTCCTATGTTCGAAAGTATCAAACATCTGTTTGCACATTTTTGGGTTCCCTTGGGCCTCTTGTTGATTGCTCCTGTGGCCTACAACTTTTTGCAGGCGTTGGGAATGCCCGCTTTGAACGCAGGCTTCTGGACCAGCGGGGTGGTGTGCGCGGCACTGGTTGGATGGGTTTATACCTATACGCTAGGTAAGCGCGAACCACTCGGGCAACCGACCCGTCCGACGGTCGATCAAGACATCCGCAATCTCTACGATGCCCTTCGACAAGAAGACCGCATCATTCAGGAGCACGAGGCCAGAATTGCCCAACTCAAGTTGGAGGAGGAAGCCCTTGAAGCCCAAATTCAAGAGCTCAAACGGCAAATCAGCGCCCTGGGTTCCGCCAGTTGA
- a CDS encoding DUF4351 domain-containing protein has protein sequence MTDHDRLFKELLSTFFVEFIDLFFADVGNYLERGSVVFLEKELFSDITAGERYEADLVVKARFRDQHSFFLVHIENQAEAQSSFSYRMFRYFARLYEKYQLPIYPIAVFSFAEPLRAEPTAHRVAFPDFTVMEFHYRVVQLNRLDWRDFLRQHNPVASALMARMHIAPAERPRVKLECLRLLATLRLDPARTQLISGFVDTYLKLTAQEERLFAAELATIRASEQEAVVQIVTSWMQQGLEQGRQEGRQVGRQEEALAIVLRLLSRRMGTLPVQNAERVSGLSTTALEALSEALLDFTSISDLDSWLAGQD, from the coding sequence ATGACCGACCACGATCGACTGTTTAAAGAGTTGCTCAGCACTTTTTTTGTCGAGTTCATCGACCTGTTTTTCGCCGACGTCGGCAACTATCTCGAGCGGGGCTCCGTTGTTTTTTTGGAAAAGGAGCTATTTTCCGACATCACCGCAGGCGAGCGTTACGAGGCGGATCTGGTGGTCAAAGCCCGCTTTCGTGACCAACACTCTTTCTTCCTGGTGCACATCGAGAACCAGGCGGAGGCCCAGTCAAGCTTTAGCTACCGCATGTTCCGCTACTTCGCGCGGCTATACGAAAAGTATCAACTGCCAATCTATCCGATTGCCGTTTTTTCGTTTGCCGAGCCGCTGCGGGCTGAACCCACTGCCCACCGGGTCGCGTTTCCAGATTTCACTGTGATGGAGTTCCATTACCGGGTGGTGCAACTCAATAGGCTGGACTGGCGGGACTTTTTGCGCCAGCACAATCCGGTGGCCAGTGCGCTGATGGCCCGGATGCACATTGCTCCGGCAGAGCGGCCTCGGGTGAAGCTCGAATGCTTGCGGCTTTTGGCAACCCTCCGGCTGGATCCGGCGCGAACGCAGTTGATTTCAGGTTTCGTGGATACCTATTTGAAGCTGACGGCCCAGGAGGAACGGTTGTTCGCGGCGGAACTTGCTACGATCAGGGCAAGCGAGCAGGAGGCGGTCGTGCAGATTGTCACCAGTTGGATGCAGCAGGGTCTTGAGCAGGGCAGGCAGGAGGGCAGGCAGGTGGGCAGACAAGAAGAAGCTCTGGCGATTGTCCTGCGTCTATTGAGCCGCCGCATGGGGACGTTGCCGGTCCAGAACGCCGAACGGGTGAGTGGCCTCTCCACGACTGCTCTCGAAGCTTTGAGCGAAGCGCTGCTGGATTTTACATCCATCTCAGATTTGGACAGCTGGCTTGCAGGCCAGGACTAA
- the larE gene encoding ATP-dependent sacrificial sulfur transferase LarE yields the protein MLQTKHTKLIDIFASLDRVLVAYSGGVDSTLVAKVAFDALGDRALAVTAASPSLMAEDLEDAVRQAAQIGIAHEIIETTELDDPNYTSNPANRCYFCKSELHGKLVPLATARGIEVVVDGANLDDLGDYRPGFQAAREKGIRSPLIEAGLTKLEVRALSRALGLSTWDKPAMPCLSSRFPYGEAIDREKLLRLAAAERFVRSLGERQFRVRSAGDTARIELAPERIKEFVVRVDLAELVKAFQSFGYSLVTLDLEGYRSGKLNAALPPEQLQRFTQKP from the coding sequence ATGCTTCAGACCAAACACACCAAGCTCATCGACATTTTTGCTTCCCTTGATCGGGTGTTGGTCGCCTACTCGGGTGGGGTCGACAGCACCCTGGTAGCTAAGGTGGCTTTTGACGCGCTCGGAGATCGCGCTCTGGCGGTGACGGCCGCCTCGCCCTCGCTGATGGCCGAAGATCTCGAAGACGCCGTCCGCCAGGCCGCCCAGATCGGCATCGCCCACGAGATTATCGAGACCACCGAACTGGACGATCCTAACTACACGAGCAATCCGGCCAACCGCTGTTACTTCTGCAAGAGCGAACTGCACGGCAAGCTGGTGCCCCTGGCCACGGCCCGCGGCATCGAGGTGGTCGTCGACGGCGCCAACCTGGATGATCTGGGCGACTACCGCCCCGGCTTTCAGGCGGCGCGCGAAAAAGGCATCCGCTCGCCGCTCATCGAGGCGGGGCTGACTAAGCTGGAGGTGCGCGCGTTGAGCCGTGCCCTGGGGCTTTCCACCTGGGACAAACCGGCGATGCCCTGTCTGTCGTCGCGCTTCCCCTACGGGGAGGCCATCGACCGCGAAAAGCTGCTGCGCCTGGCCGCCGCCGAGCGCTTCGTGCGTTCGCTGGGGGAGCGCCAGTTCCGGGTGCGCTCGGCCGGCGACACGGCGCGCATCGAGCTGGCTCCCGAGCGCATCAAAGAGTTCGTAGTGCGCGTCGATCTGGCGGAACTGGTCAAAGCCTTTCAATCGTTTGGCTACAGCCTGGTGACGTTGGACCTGGAGGGTTACCGCAGCGGCAAACTCAACGCCGCTTTGCCCCCTGAACAGTTGCAACGATTCACCCAGAAACCATGA
- a CDS encoding HAD family hydrolase: protein MTTPAPDLLALDFDGVLCDGLLEYFQTAWQVYRRLWTPPDSLAPTEVADLFYRLRPVVETGWEMPLLVSAIVGGVDPEAILADWWDISRKLLAESGFSAPQLAGEVDRTRDAWIARDLEGWLQLHRLYPGVDGRLRALCEHPQPAVFIITTKESRFVLLLLEQAGVAWPGERIFGKDIQQPKTETLAKLLGAGYERIWFVEDRLVTLEKVARLAELAPVQLYLADWGYNTPAERERARADSRIHLLNLEQFADDFCTWPR from the coding sequence ATGACCACCCCCGCACCGGACTTGCTTGCCCTCGATTTTGACGGCGTCCTCTGCGACGGTTTGTTGGAATATTTTCAAACGGCCTGGCAGGTGTACCGCCGGTTGTGGACACCGCCGGACAGCCTGGCTCCTACCGAGGTCGCGGATCTGTTCTACCGGCTGCGGCCTGTGGTCGAGACGGGCTGGGAAATGCCGCTACTTGTCAGCGCGATTGTCGGGGGAGTCGATCCCGAAGCCATCCTTGCCGATTGGTGGGATATCTCCCGCAAGCTCCTGGCTGAATCCGGCTTCAGTGCCCCACAATTGGCCGGGGAGGTAGACCGGACGCGCGACGCGTGGATAGCCCGGGATCTCGAAGGCTGGCTGCAGTTGCACCGACTCTATCCCGGTGTGGACGGACGCTTGCGTGCCCTGTGCGAGCACCCGCAGCCGGCGGTGTTCATTATTACCACCAAAGAAAGCCGCTTCGTGCTGTTGCTGTTGGAGCAGGCGGGGGTAGCCTGGCCCGGCGAGCGGATCTTCGGAAAAGACATCCAGCAGCCCAAGACCGAGACGCTCGCCAAACTGCTGGGAGCGGGCTACGAGCGCATCTGGTTTGTCGAAGACCGGCTTGTCACGCTGGAGAAAGTGGCCCGGCTAGCAGAACTGGCTCCTGTGCAGCTGTACCTTGCCGACTGGGGCTACAACACCCCGGCTGAAAGGGAACGGGCGCGGGCAGATAGCCGCATCCACCTGCTCAATCTCGAACAGTTTGCCGACGACTTTTGCACCTGGCCCCGGTGA
- a CDS encoding type IV secretory system conjugative DNA transfer family protein gives MENDWTNYALLAGLGAAALWVSRSRRGALPRSASGRWAGAKEREYARRTARRQQERRAKNKVALQINPGGRGERVIPVPHAERGVLAMGQPGSGKTYSAIDPLIRSALRQGFPLVLYDFKYPTQTRRLFAYARHLGYTVQVFAPGFAESAVFNPLDLLASAEDSETARQLAEVLNRNFKLAQQKGGEDAFFGPAGDQLAEAVLLTAKASPYPDLLMVQSLLSLDQLPQRLQKAEHLSSWVKASYGQFLSAASSEKTAASIVATASALFTRFLKPQVARSFAGPSAIDFDLSGKKLLVLGVDRTRRDVVLPLVATLLHMLVQFNTHERRTDPLVLALDELPTLYLPALVNWLNENREDGLVSVLGLQNLAQLERTYGKETAQAIFGACATKFLFNPGEKDSAQYISDMLGHESILQRSISRNTGKGGPSRTHSQSEKTRPLLEASGLLKLGQGHCILLNPEYGSGKEAGVPMRLAVRLDPGEMAIAELAEKLWSTQQPELLTNSPPVSAQALAERQAAAEHFLSLAAADTSTVRSVPLF, from the coding sequence ATGGAAAACGACTGGACGAATTACGCCCTGCTTGCCGGATTGGGAGCGGCGGCTCTGTGGGTCAGCCGTTCGCGCCGGGGGGCGCTGCCGCGCTCCGCCTCCGGCCGCTGGGCCGGTGCCAAAGAGCGCGAATACGCCCGGCGCACCGCCCGGCGTCAGCAGGAGCGCCGGGCCAAGAACAAAGTCGCCCTGCAGATCAACCCCGGTGGGCGGGGCGAGCGAGTGATCCCCGTACCGCACGCCGAGCGGGGGGTGCTGGCGATGGGCCAACCGGGTTCGGGCAAAACCTACTCAGCCATCGACCCGCTGATTCGCTCCGCACTGCGCCAGGGCTTTCCGCTGGTGCTGTACGACTTTAAGTACCCCACCCAGACCCGGCGGTTGTTTGCCTACGCCCGGCATCTGGGCTACACCGTCCAGGTCTTTGCCCCGGGATTCGCAGAATCCGCCGTATTCAATCCTTTGGATCTGCTTGCCTCCGCCGAGGACAGCGAGACGGCCCGCCAGCTGGCCGAGGTGCTCAACCGCAACTTCAAGCTTGCACAGCAAAAAGGGGGTGAGGACGCTTTTTTTGGTCCGGCGGGCGACCAGCTGGCCGAGGCGGTGCTGCTCACGGCCAAAGCGAGCCCTTACCCGGATCTATTGATGGTCCAGTCGCTGTTGAGCCTCGACCAGTTGCCCCAGCGCCTGCAAAAAGCCGAGCACCTTTCCAGCTGGGTTAAAGCCTCCTATGGCCAGTTCTTGAGTGCGGCCAGTTCCGAAAAAACGGCCGCGTCGATCGTGGCCACCGCCAGTGCGCTATTTACCCGTTTTCTCAAGCCCCAGGTGGCCCGCAGCTTCGCCGGGCCAAGTGCCATCGACTTTGATCTCTCGGGCAAAAAACTGTTGGTGCTGGGGGTGGATCGCACCCGCCGCGACGTGGTGCTGCCGTTGGTGGCGACCCTGCTGCACATGCTCGTCCAGTTCAATACCCACGAGCGGCGCACCGACCCGCTGGTGCTCGCCCTCGACGAGTTGCCGACTTTGTATTTACCAGCCCTCGTCAACTGGTTGAATGAAAACCGTGAAGACGGGCTGGTGAGCGTGCTCGGTCTGCAAAACCTGGCCCAATTGGAGCGCACCTACGGCAAAGAAACCGCCCAGGCTATTTTTGGCGCCTGCGCCACCAAGTTTTTGTTCAACCCCGGCGAGAAAGATTCTGCCCAGTACATCTCCGACATGCTGGGCCACGAATCGATTCTCCAGCGCTCGATCAGCCGCAACACCGGCAAGGGCGGCCCCTCACGCACCCACTCCCAAAGCGAGAAGACCCGGCCGCTGCTGGAGGCGAGCGGTCTGCTCAAACTTGGCCAGGGTCACTGCATTTTGCTCAACCCCGAGTACGGCAGCGGCAAAGAGGCCGGGGTGCCGATGCGCCTCGCCGTCCGGCTCGATCCGGGTGAAATGGCGATAGCTGAACTGGCCGAAAAGCTCTGGTCCACTCAGCAGCCGGAACTGCTCACCAATTCGCCGCCCGTCAGTGCCCAGGCCCTGGCAGAGCGTCAAGCGGCAGCGGAACACTTTTTGTCCCTCGCCGCAGCCGACACCTCCACAGTACGATCCGTGCCGCTGTTTTAG
- a CDS encoding class I SAM-dependent methyltransferase: MSYLAEGFANVDSTGNPEKFADCLKLLMSLPYFQRYKHMTFDLLQLAEGDRVLEVGCGGGEDAIALAGRVGATGRVVALDSSREMLCLADQNAAGLNLPVQFVLADAQDLPFADASFQAARVDRTLQHIREPQRVVAEMARVVAAGGRVVAMEPDWETFIVDSDDRALTRTMLNYWCDGFTSGWVGRYLSAYFAAAGLVDIQISPETLVIRKLELADKVFDLYTTARRVQEAGRLDSQQAQGWLARLEQLDRDGQFFCAFTGFVVSGTKPQPPQ; the protein is encoded by the coding sequence ATGAGCTACTTGGCGGAGGGTTTTGCAAATGTCGATTCGACAGGCAACCCGGAAAAATTTGCCGATTGCTTGAAGCTGTTGATGTCACTGCCATATTTTCAGCGCTACAAGCATATGACTTTCGATTTACTGCAGCTTGCCGAGGGCGATCGGGTGCTGGAGGTGGGCTGCGGCGGCGGCGAGGATGCCATCGCCCTGGCAGGCCGGGTGGGAGCGACAGGCCGGGTGGTTGCCCTCGACAGCAGTCGGGAGATGCTCTGCCTGGCAGACCAGAATGCGGCGGGGCTGAATCTGCCCGTGCAATTCGTTCTAGCGGACGCCCAGGACTTACCCTTTGCAGATGCAAGCTTCCAGGCGGCGCGGGTCGATCGCACTCTTCAACACATTCGGGAGCCGCAGCGGGTGGTGGCCGAGATGGCCCGCGTCGTTGCTGCGGGCGGGCGCGTGGTGGCCATGGAGCCGGACTGGGAGACGTTTATCGTCGACTCCGACGATCGCGCCCTCACCCGCACGATGCTCAACTACTGGTGCGACGGGTTTACCAGCGGCTGGGTGGGACGCTACCTGTCGGCGTATTTTGCCGCCGCCGGACTGGTCGACATTCAAATCAGCCCCGAAACCCTGGTGATCCGCAAACTGGAACTGGCGGACAAAGTCTTCGACCTCTACACCACCGCCCGGCGGGTGCAGGAAGCCGGGCGGCTGGACTCCCAGCAGGCGCAGGGGTGGCTTGCCAGGTTGGAGCAACTTGACCGGGACGGGCAATTCTTCTGCGCGTTTACCGGGTTCGTCGTGAGCGGAACAAAGCCCCAACCGCCCCAGTGA
- the gyrA gene encoding DNA gyrase subunit A: MPRQLELTGPEPKARVVPTALHSEMQRSYLEYAMSVIVGRALPDVRDGLKPVHRRILFAMHELGLAPDRPFRKCARVVGDVLGKYHPHGDTAVYDALVRLVQDFSSRYPLLAGHGNFGSIDNDPPAAMRYTECRLAAVGVDALLAEIDDQTVEYTDNFDGSQREPEVLPARLPVLLLNGSAGIAVGMATNIPPHNLGELVDGLVALIDNPELTDEQLLRIIPGPDFPTGGQIIGTEGIREAYLTGRGSITMRGITHCEEVGSGRRRKPAIIVTALPYQVNKAAWIEKVAELVNLGKVNGISDLRDESNREGVRVVLEMKREARPEAILAGLYRLTPLQANFGTILLTLVGGQPRLLKLRELLEQFLEFRVATLTRRIQYNLRRASERAHQLEGQLVALANLQPIVQMLSAARDAAQARAELEARYGLSERQSEEILQMPLRRLTQLDRERLASEHRELREKVIELQSQLDSRRKLLGLLKRELRDLKKNHADPRRTCIEARTVPLPTLAEIASDDEVVVQLTHRGYVRRIPAAAFERRSRSRKAVSRTEDNDFVVESYPTRTRNELLVITRSGRAYSLKVSEIPETGPRSRGTPLVTLLSIQGEQIAATFVRENYPPDLFLVLLTREGRIKKLLLSECANLTGRGLMMLKLGEEDQLIQVGLATAHSQIVVGTSAGRLLRFAADEAQLPAMGRSALGLQAIKLRRGESLAAMTVVGNGEDLLMVSRQGLGKRLKASEIRLQERAGLGTPVGLLRERNGDSLLAVLAVGAEGEVAMATDQERLVQVDLGELAATDRSSSGKPLVVLNPAEQIIAVTRLSAEPEETD, encoded by the coding sequence ATGCCCAGACAACTCGAACTGACCGGCCCCGAACCCAAGGCCCGGGTCGTGCCCACCGCCCTGCACTCGGAGATGCAGCGCTCGTACCTTGAGTACGCGATGAGCGTGATTGTCGGGCGGGCGCTGCCGGATGTGCGCGACGGTCTCAAACCGGTGCACCGGCGGATTCTCTTTGCGATGCACGAGCTGGGATTGGCCCCCGACCGACCTTTTCGCAAGTGCGCCCGCGTCGTGGGCGACGTGCTGGGCAAGTACCATCCCCACGGCGACACGGCGGTCTACGACGCGCTGGTGCGGCTGGTGCAGGATTTTTCTTCGCGCTACCCGCTGCTGGCGGGCCACGGCAACTTCGGCTCAATCGACAACGACCCGCCTGCGGCGATGCGCTACACCGAATGTCGGCTGGCTGCGGTGGGGGTCGATGCACTGCTGGCGGAGATCGACGATCAGACCGTCGAATATACCGATAACTTCGACGGCTCCCAGCGCGAACCGGAAGTGTTACCGGCACGGTTGCCGGTGTTGCTGCTCAACGGCAGCGCCGGGATCGCCGTCGGCATGGCTACGAATATTCCGCCCCATAACCTTGGGGAGTTGGTGGATGGGCTGGTGGCCCTGATCGACAATCCCGAGTTGACCGACGAGCAGTTGCTGCGGATCATCCCCGGCCCGGACTTTCCGACCGGCGGGCAAATCATCGGCACCGAGGGTATCCGCGAGGCGTACCTGACCGGCCGCGGCTCGATCACGATGCGCGGGATCACCCATTGCGAGGAGGTGGGCAGCGGCCGGCGGCGCAAACCGGCGATCATCGTCACCGCCCTGCCCTACCAGGTCAACAAAGCCGCCTGGATCGAAAAAGTGGCCGAGCTGGTCAACCTGGGCAAGGTCAACGGCATCAGCGACCTGCGCGACGAATCGAACCGCGAAGGGGTGCGCGTCGTGCTCGAAATGAAGCGCGAAGCGCGCCCCGAGGCGATTCTGGCGGGCCTCTACCGCCTCACACCGCTGCAGGCCAACTTCGGGACGATCTTGCTGACGCTGGTGGGGGGCCAGCCCCGCCTGCTCAAGCTGCGCGAATTGCTCGAGCAGTTTCTCGAATTTCGGGTGGCCACCCTCACCCGCCGCATCCAGTACAACCTCCGGCGAGCGAGCGAGCGCGCCCACCAGCTCGAAGGACAACTTGTCGCCCTGGCCAATTTGCAGCCCATCGTCCAGATGCTGAGCGCGGCGCGCGACGCCGCCCAGGCCCGAGCCGAACTGGAGGCGCGCTACGGCCTCAGCGAGCGGCAATCCGAAGAAATTTTGCAGATGCCCCTCAGGCGGCTTACCCAGCTCGACCGCGAGCGCCTCGCCTCCGAACACCGCGAACTGCGCGAGAAGGTGATCGAGCTGCAGTCGCAGCTCGATAGCCGCCGCAAATTGCTCGGTCTGCTCAAGCGCGAACTGCGCGATCTCAAGAAAAACCACGCCGATCCCCGCCGCACCTGCATCGAGGCACGCACCGTACCGCTGCCGACCCTCGCGGAGATCGCCAGCGACGACGAAGTCGTGGTGCAACTGACCCACCGCGGCTACGTGCGCCGGATACCCGCCGCCGCCTTCGAGCGCCGCAGCCGCTCCCGCAAAGCCGTCTCGCGCACGGAGGACAACGACTTTGTCGTCGAGAGCTACCCGACGCGCACCCGCAACGAATTGCTGGTCATCACCCGCTCCGGCCGCGCCTACTCGCTGAAAGTCAGCGAAATCCCCGAGACAGGACCCCGCAGCCGGGGTACGCCCCTGGTCACTTTGCTATCGATTCAGGGGGAGCAGATAGCCGCCACCTTCGTGCGCGAAAATTATCCGCCGGATTTGTTTTTGGTGTTGCTCACCCGCGAGGGCCGCATCAAGAAGCTGCTCTTGAGCGAGTGTGCCAACCTCACCGGTCGCGGCCTGATGATGCTCAAACTGGGCGAGGAGGACCAGCTCATCCAGGTGGGTCTTGCCACCGCCCACAGCCAGATCGTCGTGGGTACCAGCGCCGGGCGGCTGTTGCGCTTTGCGGCCGACGAGGCGCAGCTGCCGGCCATGGGCCGCTCCGCCCTCGGTTTGCAGGCCATCAAGCTGCGCCGCGGCGAGTCGCTCGCGGCCATGACCGTGGTCGGTAACGGCGAAGATCTGCTGATGGTAAGCCGCCAGGGTCTCGGCAAGCGCCTGAAGGCGAGCGAGATACGCCTGCAGGAGCGCGCGGGCTTGGGTACACCCGTGGGTCTATTGCGCGAGCGCAACGGCGACAGTTTGCTGGCGGTGCTGGCGGTCGGAGCCGAAGGGGAGGTGGCCATGGCCACCGATCAAGAGCGGTTGGTGCAGGTCGATCTGGGCGAACTGGCGGCAACCGACCGCTCAAGCTCTGGCAAGCCCCTCGTAGTGCTCAATCCGGCCGAGCAGATCATCGCGGTCACCCGTCTGTCGGCGGAGCCGGAGGAAACGGATTGA
- a CDS encoding NAD(P)-dependent oxidoreductase, whose product MRSGQPRCRLQANRCRPGEDESRFASGKICPQNFYNWNLDPTFPWRSTVLSGGTRRRNVFVTGASGCVGQYLLDILIEDDRYHSYLLLREPLKLKSSVRAHPNVTIIPGTLADLDLYRPYLEQSDYLIHMATSWGGADAAYAVNFVQTLQLLGAVNHERCRKVLYFSTSSILDNDNRPLEFAKREGTDYIRTKYLCHERLPELGVYDRIVSLFPTLIMAAGKDKPVSHVSSGIPKVAPWLGVARFFKTDASFHFIHAHDVALVTHHLLAHDTESNELVLGNPAITVNECLEQLCAFFGNKRVFGRFEMTVGIMEWIIKVFHIQMSPWDYYYIKQRHFNYKCVVNPATFGLSTPFSTLAGILAE is encoded by the coding sequence TTGCGCTCGGGGCAGCCAAGGTGTCGCCTCCAAGCTAACAGATGCCGACCCGGCGAGGACGAATCGCGCTTTGCCAGTGGTAAAATCTGTCCGCAAAACTTTTATAATTGGAACCTTGATCCCACTTTCCCCTGGAGGTCCACAGTTTTGAGCGGCGGGACGCGGCGTAGGAATGTCTTTGTCACTGGTGCCAGTGGATGTGTGGGTCAGTACCTGCTCGATATCCTCATCGAGGATGACCGATACCATTCCTATTTGCTCCTCAGAGAGCCCCTCAAACTCAAAAGCAGCGTCCGCGCGCATCCGAACGTCACGATCATCCCAGGCACCCTTGCCGACCTTGACCTTTATCGGCCCTACCTGGAGCAGAGCGATTACTTGATCCACATGGCCACCTCCTGGGGCGGGGCCGACGCCGCCTACGCGGTCAACTTCGTCCAGACTCTCCAACTGCTGGGCGCCGTCAACCACGAGCGCTGCCGCAAGGTTCTCTATTTTTCGACCAGCAGCATTCTCGACAACGACAACCGGCCCCTCGAATTCGCCAAGCGCGAGGGCACTGACTACATCCGCACCAAATACCTCTGCCACGAGCGGCTGCCCGAACTGGGCGTCTACGACCGGATTGTGTCGCTGTTTCCAACGCTCATCATGGCGGCGGGCAAGGATAAACCCGTCTCCCATGTCTCCTCGGGTATTCCCAAGGTGGCACCGTGGCTGGGGGTCGCCCGTTTTTTCAAGACCGACGCGAGTTTTCATTTCATCCACGCCCACGATGTCGCCCTGGTCACCCACCACCTGCTTGCCCATGACACCGAGAGCAACGAACTGGTGCTGGGCAACCCGGCCATCACCGTCAACGAATGCCTCGAACAGTTGTGCGCGTTTTTTGGCAACAAGCGGGTGTTTGGGCGCTTCGAGATGACGGTGGGGATCATGGAGTGGATTATCAAAGTCTTCCACATCCAGATGAGCCCCTGGGATTATTACTACATCAAGCAGCGCCACTTCAATTACAAGTGCGTGGTCAATCCGGCCACCTTCGGGCTGAGTACCCCCTTCAGCACCCTGGCGGGGATTTTGGCGGAATAG
- a CDS encoding adenosine-specific kinase produces the protein MELKAVTMVIPEGCNLILGQAHFIKTVEDLHELFVGISAQVKFGIAFCEASGPCLIRISGNDAPLQEVATADAQALGAGHCFVILLKEAYPINFLNAIKQCAEVCTIYCATANPTQVIIAVTEQGNGILGVVDGFSPRGVESPAEVQQRQAFLRQVGYKL, from the coding sequence ATGGAATTGAAAGCGGTCACCATGGTCATTCCCGAGGGCTGCAACTTGATCCTCGGCCAGGCCCATTTCATCAAAACCGTCGAGGATCTACACGAGCTATTCGTGGGGATCTCCGCTCAAGTCAAATTCGGCATCGCCTTTTGCGAGGCTTCCGGACCTTGCTTGATTCGGATCTCGGGCAACGATGCGCCGCTGCAGGAAGTGGCGACGGCCGATGCCCAGGCTCTCGGTGCCGGTCATTGCTTTGTAATCTTGCTGAAGGAGGCCTATCCGATCAACTTTCTCAACGCCATCAAACAGTGCGCAGAAGTCTGCACGATCTACTGCGCCACGGCCAATCCCACCCAGGTGATCATTGCTGTTACCGAACAGGGCAACGGCATTCTCGGGGTGGTGGACGGTTTTTCGCCCCGGGGTGTGGAAAGTCCGGCCGAGGTGCAGCAGCGCCAGGCTTTTTTGCGGCAGGTGGGTTACAAACTCTGA
- a CDS encoding PHP domain-containing protein, whose product MIELHCHTTCSDGTLTPSELVASAAAAGITALAITDHDTLSGWPEAHEACLRHGLELIPGLELSTVHNGSSLHILGFYPDPVQLAPFLEERHAARVRRAGRIVGRLAELGYPIAMPSVPTPGRFHIASALKQAGYVTDEQDAFRRWLGEGKPAYVPYEHLSAEEGIRRLRECGAVTAWAHPLLFRGGSVEEVLPALAASGLQGIEVYHSEHTPRQSARLAELARQWGLVVTGGSDFHGDNKSGVSLNMLQLPLTLLGPIKRLAGVPAAV is encoded by the coding sequence ATGATCGAACTGCACTGTCACACGACTTGTTCCGACGGCACCCTGACGCCGAGTGAACTGGTGGCCTCGGCGGCGGCGGCGGGGATCACAGCCCTGGCCATCACCGATCACGACACGCTCTCCGGCTGGCCCGAGGCGCACGAAGCCTGCCTCCGCCACGGCCTGGAGCTGATCCCCGGTCTCGAACTCAGCACGGTCCACAATGGCAGTTCGCTGCATATCCTGGGCTTCTACCCCGATCCGGTGCAGCTGGCCCCCTTTTTGGAGGAGCGCCACGCCGCCCGGGTGCGCCGGGCGGGGCGCATCGTCGGGCGGCTGGCCGAACTGGGCTATCCGATCGCGATGCCCTCGGTGCCGACGCCGGGGCGCTTTCACATCGCCAGCGCCCTGAAGCAGGCGGGCTACGTTACCGACGAGCAAGATGCCTTTCGGCGCTGGCTGGGGGAGGGCAAACCCGCCTACGTCCCCTACGAGCACCTGAGCGCCGAGGAAGGCATTCGCCGCCTGCGCGAGTGCGGCGCGGTGACAGCGTGGGCGCATCCGCTGTTATTTCGGGGCGGCAGTGTCGAGGAGGTGCTGCCGGCGCTCGCGGCAAGCGGCCTGCAGGGCATCGAGGTCTACCACAGCGAGCACACCCCCCGCCAGAGCGCCCGCCTCGCCGAACTGGCCCGGCAGTGGGGTCTGGTGGTGACCGGCGGCAGCGATTTTCACGGCGACAACAAGTCCGGGGTCAGCCTCAACATGCTCCAATTGCCCCTGACCCTGCTCGGTCCGATTAAACGCCTGGCCGGGGTGCCGGCGGCGGTATAG